The Pungitius pungitius chromosome 10, fPunPun2.1, whole genome shotgun sequence genome has a window encoding:
- the LOC134132789 gene encoding trace amine-associated receptor 13c-like, with the protein MCYAATPEQHVGPGRDLTPKEPPRALSKTILSMSTPVHRKQTRPHLEATLIYILLSSISLLTVALNLLVIISISHFKQLHTPTNLLLHSLAVSDFFVGLFMIFQIMIIDGCWLLGDLMCSLWLILLSIITSSSAGTMVLISVDRYVAICYPLHYFTKVKPKRVQVCVCLCWMFAALFYSLLMKNNLQHPGRYNSCIGECVFEIDYISNLIDLIVSFLFPITVIIILHMRIFGVAVHQARAMRCVVTMKVTVKKSELKAARNLAVVVVVFLLCICPYFCFTLTSQNNLYTTSSATIVIWLFQFNSCLNPLIYAILYPWFRKSIKVIVTLQILKPGSCRTNML; encoded by the exons ATGTGCTATGCCGCAACGCCGGAACAACACGTCGGTCCTGGCCGGGACCTGACGCCGAAGGAGCCCCCGAGGGCCCTAAGCAAGACGATCTTGTCGATGAGCACACCTGTGCACCG aaagcaaACTCGTCCTCACTTAGAAGCAAcgttgatttacattttgttgtcctccatctctctgctcactgtagctctgaacctgctggtcatcatctccatctcccacttcaa GCAGCTCCACACCCCCACCAACCTTCTCCTCCACTCTCTGGCTGTCTCAGATTTCTTCGTGGGCCTCTTCATGATCTttcaaataatgataatagatggctgctggttgctcggtgatctcatgtgttctctttggttgATTCTGTTATCCATTATTACCTCGTCCTCAGCAGGAaccatggtgctcatatcagtggatcgatatgtggctatttgttatcctctgcattacttcaccaaagtcaaaccaaaaagagttcaagtctgtgtttgtctgtgttggatgtttgctgctttattttacagtttgctgATGAAGAATAACCTGCAACATCCAGGCAGGTATAACTCCTGCATAGGAGAATGTGTCTTTGAAATTGACTACATCTCCAATCTTATTGATctaattgtttcatttctttttcccattactgttattattattctacatatgagaatatttggggtggctgtgcatcaggctcgtgccatgcggtgtgttgtgacaatgaaagtaactgttaaaaagtctgaattgaaagcagccaggaatcttgctgttgttgtagttgtgtttctgtTATGCATTTGTCCATATTTTTGTTTCACCCTTACATCCCAAAATAACTTGTACACAACTTCATCTGCAACCATTGTAATATGGTTGTTTCAGTTTAACTCCTGtctcaaccctctgatctatgccattctctacccctggttcagaaaatcaattaaggtCATTGTTACACTTCAGATACTGAAACCTGGTTCCTGTCGGACCAACATGCTTTAG
- the LOC119228299 gene encoding uncharacterized protein LOC119228299, which yields MNIFIIFTIPLGCILHRSHGFKVIQPQYRSVNPDGSASISCEHTANASSVEDVRLSALSVTNKASLLCQKGRTDCENIAMLRASPQKWLFILLNIGPEAMAVKYQCVFTVKKDNLDLTRTGTPTQLLPSQKEAACLNQPSPSSPPPSPPSLETFWIAIGLLALMFLYSCVITSFYIRLRCSKDEAGNSTYVEMRKAPRPRNPPL from the exons ATgaacatcttcatcatcttcactaTTCCCCTCGGCTGCATCCTCCACCGGAGCCACG GTTTTAAGGTGATTCAACCTCAGTATCGCAGCGTAAACCCAGACGGGTCGGCCTCGATCAGCTGTGAACACACGGCCAACGCCAGCTCCGTCGAAGATGTTCGACTCAGCGCCTTGTCAGT CACAAACAAAGCTAGTCTGCTGTGCCAGAAGGGGAGGACGGACTGCGAGAACATCGCCATGCTCCGAGCGAGTCCCCAGAAATGGCTCTTCATCCTGCTCAACATCGGGCCGGAGGCCATGGCCGTGAAATATcagtgtgtgttcacagtgAAGAAAGACAACCTCGACCTCACCAGGACGGGAACGCCCACCCAACTGCTGCCGA GTCAAAAGGAAGCGGCCTGCTTGAATCAGCCttcaccttcttctcctcctccgtctcctccgtctcttGAGACCTTCTGGATTGCGATTGGCCTGCTGGCTCTGATGTTCCTGTACAGCTGTGTCATCACCTCCTTCTACATCAGACTCAGG TGCAGCAAGGATGAAGCCGGGAACTCCACCTACGTAGAAATGAGGAAAGCTCCTCGGCCAAGGAATCCACCTCTGTGA
- the cd28 gene encoding cytotoxic T-lymphocyte protein 4, with protein sequence MFPARCAVACVALTLLSLGRLAWSAVKIIQPYRVVSTNGTARVQCFLQHRPSNPRIQPTYEQTPAYPHPEPEELRVTLLKGLRGTRQFCSSFLSATGQRETAEETEGECSARVTEGAVEVTLSGLKAADTDMYRCEIEVFFPPPYLRLTGNGTLLHVSGSSDCPVPGPRRQIAQRRDGEEGDAGDERKAPVSVPVVVLVTLVMFVLIIIIYFQAVQCKQGRREDVRLVPGVLHKVDAAAFAC encoded by the exons CTGTGAAGATAATCCAGCCCTACCGAGTGGTGAGCACCAACGGTACGGCCCGGGTCCAGTGCTTCCTCCAACACCGGCCCTCCAACCCCCGGATCCAGCCGACCTACGAACAAACCCCGGCGTACCCGCACCCGGAGCCCGAGGAGCTGCGCGTGACTCTCCTGAAGGGCCTCCGCGGCACCCGCCAGTTCTGCTCGTCCTTCCTCAGCGCCACCGGGCAGAGGGAGACAGccgaggagacggagggagag TGCTCCGCCCGGGTGACAGAGGGCGCCGTGGAGGTGACGCTGTCCGGACTGAAGGCCGCGGATACAGATATGTATCGCTGCGAGATAGAGGTCTTCTTCCCACCGCCGTACCTGCGGCTCACCGGCAACGGGACGCTGCTGCACGTGTCAG GCAGCTCCGACTGTCCCGTGCCCGGGCCTCGGAGACAGATTGCACAGCGGCGTGACGGTGAGGAGGGTGATGCGGGGGATGAGAGGAAGGCACCTGTCAGTGTTCCCGTGGTTGTACTGGTGACACTCGTCATGTttgtcctcatcatcatcatctacttCCAG GCCGTGCAGTGCAAACAAGGGAGGCGGGAGGATGTCAGGCTGGTGCCTGGAGTGCTTCACAAGGTGGACGCTGCTGCATTTGCGTGTTAA